A stretch of the Pseudomonas sp. ACM7 genome encodes the following:
- the ung gene encoding uracil-DNA glycosylase, protein MTADDRIKLEPSWKEALRAEFDQPYMAELRNFLQEERAAGKEIYPPGPMIFNALNSTPLDKVKVVILGQDPYHGPGQAHGLCFSVQPGVPAPPSLVNIYKELKRDLNIDIPTHGCLQSWADQGVLMINTTMTVERANANAHKDKGWQFFTDRIIEVVSEHQPHLVFMLWGAHAQSKQKLIDATKHLVLTSVHPSPLSAYRGFLGCGHFSRTNKYLEQNGETPIEWRLPPV, encoded by the coding sequence ATGACTGCTGACGACCGTATCAAACTCGAACCGAGCTGGAAGGAGGCACTGCGTGCCGAGTTCGACCAGCCCTACATGGCAGAGTTGCGTAACTTCCTGCAAGAGGAGCGCGCGGCCGGCAAGGAAATCTACCCTCCCGGACCGATGATTTTCAACGCGCTCAATTCGACGCCGCTGGATAAAGTCAAAGTCGTCATCCTCGGCCAGGACCCGTACCACGGCCCGGGACAGGCCCACGGCTTGTGCTTTTCGGTGCAACCGGGCGTACCGGCGCCGCCGTCGCTGGTGAACATCTATAAAGAGTTGAAACGCGATCTGAACATCGACATCCCGACCCACGGTTGCCTGCAAAGCTGGGCTGACCAGGGCGTGCTGATGATCAACACCACCATGACCGTGGAACGCGCCAACGCCAATGCGCACAAGGACAAGGGCTGGCAGTTTTTCACCGATCGGATCATTGAAGTGGTCAGCGAACATCAGCCGCATCTGGTGTTCATGCTGTGGGGCGCCCATGCGCAGAGCAAGCAGAAACTGATCGATGCCACCAAGCATCTGGTGCTCACGTCGGTGCATCCGTCACCGTTGTCCGCCTATCGAGGCTTCCTCGGGTGCGGGCACTTCAGCCGAACCAATAAGTATCTTGAGCAGAATGGCGAGACGCCGATCGAGTGGCGGTTGCCGCCAGTCTAA
- a CDS encoding AbrB family transcriptional regulator, with the protein MSDRTPFKAWWGTPLVGLLGGYLASQIGWPLPWMIGSLLAIILVRCLTPWQLAEIPGGRKCGQWIVGIGIGLHFTPVVMEQVLSHFGLIFFGALVTSLSAVVGVWLMRRTGEDRATAFFSSMPGGSGEMVNLGARNGAVLSRVAAGQSLRVLVVVLCVPAAFKYLLGSGTPVFHPSAVNWWWLAFLFPAGALAAWLWERLRQPNPWLFGPLLVSAAVSIGWDLHISLPNGGSQIGQWLIGSGLGCHFNRQFFRRAPSFMGRTLIGTVLTMLIATLAALGLSALTHLDLRSLTLGMMPGGIAEMSLTAETLQLSVPLVTAMQVMRLLFVLFLAEPLFKYWNRVPDSV; encoded by the coding sequence ATGTCTGATCGAACACCCTTCAAAGCCTGGTGGGGAACTCCGCTGGTCGGTCTGCTGGGCGGTTACCTGGCCAGCCAGATCGGCTGGCCACTGCCGTGGATGATCGGCTCGTTGCTAGCGATCATCCTGGTGCGTTGCCTGACACCCTGGCAATTGGCGGAAATCCCTGGCGGCCGCAAGTGCGGCCAGTGGATTGTCGGCATCGGTATCGGTCTGCACTTCACCCCGGTGGTGATGGAGCAGGTGCTGAGCCACTTCGGTCTGATCTTCTTCGGTGCATTGGTCACCAGCCTCTCGGCCGTGGTCGGGGTCTGGTTGATGCGGCGTACCGGTGAAGATCGCGCCACCGCGTTCTTTTCCAGCATGCCCGGCGGCTCCGGGGAGATGGTCAACCTCGGCGCGCGTAACGGCGCGGTGCTCAGTCGTGTTGCGGCGGGGCAAAGTCTGCGGGTGTTGGTGGTGGTGCTGTGTGTGCCGGCGGCGTTCAAGTATTTGCTGGGCAGCGGCACGCCGGTTTTTCATCCGTCCGCCGTCAATTGGTGGTGGCTGGCCTTTCTATTCCCGGCCGGCGCATTGGCCGCGTGGCTATGGGAACGTCTGCGTCAACCCAATCCGTGGCTGTTCGGGCCGTTGCTGGTGAGTGCGGCGGTGAGCATTGGCTGGGATCTGCACATCAGTTTGCCCAACGGCGGCAGCCAGATCGGCCAATGGCTGATTGGCAGCGGGTTGGGGTGTCACTTCAATCGGCAGTTTTTCCGGCGTGCGCCTTCTTTTATGGGGCGGACCTTGATCGGCACGGTGCTGACCATGTTGATCGCCACACTGGCAGCATTGGGGTTGAGTGCGCTGACCCACCTGGATTTGCGCTCGTTGACGCTCGGCATGATGCCCGGCGGGATTGCGGAGATGAGCCTGACGGCAGAGACATTACAGTTGTCGGTGCCGCTGGTGACGGCGATGCAGGTGATGCGGCTGTTGTTTGTGTTGTTTCTGGCGGAACCGTTGTTCAAGTATTGGAATCGGGTGCCGGATTCCGTCTGA
- a CDS encoding tripartite tricarboxylate transporter permease yields the protein MDTLGYLGQGFGVALTPYNLVTALCGTLIGTVVGLLPGLGPINGVALLIPIAFALGLPPESALILLAAVYLGCEYGGRISSILLNIPGEASTVMTTLDGYPMARKGLAGVALSLSAWSSFIGAFIATCGMVLFAPLLAKWAIAFGPAEYFVLMVFAIVCLGGMAGDRPLKTFIAALIGLFLSSVGIDANSGVYRFTGDNIHLTDGIQFVVLVLGLFSISEILLLLEKTHHGQEAVKATGRMMFNFKEASAVFVVNIRCGVLGFIMGVLPGAGATLASAVAYMTEKRIAGAKGTFGQGDMRGLAAPETAIGGAACGALVPMLTLGVPGSGTTAVMIGALSLYNITPGPLLFQQQPDIVWGLIASLFVANVMLVILNIPMIRIFTRILAVPNWALVPVIAIITGIGVYAVHATTFDLFLMIGIGIFGYILRKLDFPLSPVLLGFILGGLMEQNLRRALSISNGALEILWSSPITFGCWVLTAIMLLMPIIRIWRKRSVARRAIADV from the coding sequence ATGGATACTCTTGGCTATTTGGGACAAGGGTTTGGCGTTGCGCTGACCCCGTACAACCTGGTGACTGCGCTCTGCGGCACCCTCATCGGCACCGTGGTCGGCCTGTTGCCGGGCCTGGGCCCGATCAACGGCGTGGCGCTGCTGATCCCGATCGCGTTCGCCCTCGGTCTGCCACCGGAGTCGGCGCTGATTCTGCTGGCGGCGGTGTACCTGGGTTGTGAATACGGCGGCCGGATCAGCTCGATCCTGCTGAACATTCCGGGCGAAGCCTCCACCGTCATGACCACCCTCGACGGTTACCCGATGGCCCGCAAGGGTCTGGCCGGTGTAGCTTTGTCGCTGTCGGCGTGGAGTTCGTTTATCGGTGCGTTCATCGCCACCTGCGGCATGGTGCTGTTCGCCCCGTTGCTGGCGAAATGGGCGATTGCCTTTGGCCCGGCCGAATATTTCGTGTTGATGGTGTTTGCGATTGTCTGCCTGGGCGGCATGGCCGGTGACCGACCGCTGAAAACCTTTATTGCCGCGTTGATCGGGTTGTTTCTGTCGAGCGTCGGGATCGATGCCAACAGCGGCGTGTACCGTTTCACCGGGGACAACATCCACCTGACCGACGGCATTCAATTCGTTGTGTTGGTGCTGGGCCTGTTCTCCATCAGTGAAATCCTCCTGCTGCTGGAAAAAACCCATCACGGCCAGGAAGCGGTGAAAGCCACCGGCCGCATGATGTTCAACTTCAAGGAAGCCTCGGCAGTGTTCGTGGTGAACATTCGTTGCGGCGTGCTGGGCTTCATCATGGGCGTGTTGCCGGGTGCGGGCGCAACGCTGGCCAGCGCCGTGGCTTACATGACCGAGAAACGCATCGCCGGCGCCAAAGGCACCTTCGGCCAGGGCGACATGCGCGGCCTCGCAGCCCCGGAAACCGCCATCGGCGGCGCAGCCTGCGGCGCCCTGGTGCCAATGCTGACCCTCGGTGTTCCAGGTTCGGGCACCACGGCGGTGATGATCGGCGCGCTGTCGCTGTACAACATCACCCCGGGTCCGCTGTTGTTCCAACAGCAACCGGACATTGTCTGGGGCCTGATCGCTTCGTTGTTCGTCGCCAACGTGATGCTGGTGATCCTCAACATTCCGATGATCCGCATCTTCACCCGCATCCTTGCCGTGCCGAACTGGGCGCTGGTACCAGTGATTGCGATCATCACCGGGATCGGCGTCTACGCGGTGCATGCCACAACCTTCGACTTGTTCCTGATGATCGGTATCGGCATCTTCGGTTACATCCTGCGCAAGCTGGATTTCCCTTTGTCGCCGGTCCTGTTGGGCTTCATCCTTGGTGGCCTGATGGAGCAGAACCTGCGTCGCGCCCTGTCGATTTCCAATGGTGCGCTGGAAATCCTCTGGTCGAGCCCGATCACCTTCGGCTGCTGGGTACTGACCGCGATCATGCTCCTGATGCCGATCATCCGAATCTGGCGCAAACGTTCGGTCGCCCGTCGCGCCATCGCCGATGTCTGA
- a CDS encoding tripartite tricarboxylate transporter TctB family protein, which yields MLLQRIFASVLLLACIGLALMAWPYQASFSYEPVGPRAFPLLMLGLMGLALLYMVFRPAPIKHNPDEPPMDRETLTKIGICVVLLLVFAGTFEPLGFIVASILIGIPMARLYGGRWLPSVVIISLMAVGLYLLFDKVMDVPLPLGVLDVLEN from the coding sequence ATGCTCTTACAACGCATTTTTGCTTCGGTGCTGTTGCTGGCCTGTATTGGCCTGGCGCTGATGGCGTGGCCGTACCAAGCGTCTTTTTCCTACGAACCGGTGGGGCCTCGGGCCTTCCCGCTGTTGATGCTCGGACTGATGGGCCTGGCGCTGTTGTACATGGTGTTTCGTCCCGCACCGATCAAGCACAACCCTGACGAACCGCCGATGGACCGCGAAACCCTGACCAAAATCGGCATCTGCGTGGTGCTGTTGCTGGTGTTCGCGGGCACCTTCGAACCCCTTGGCTTCATTGTCGCGAGCATCCTGATCGGTATCCCGATGGCGCGCCTGTACGGCGGCCGCTGGTTGCCCAGTGTGGTGATCATCAGCCTGATGGCTGTCGGCCTTTACTTGCTGTTCGACAAGGTGATGGACGTGCCACTGCCGTTGGGCGTGCTCGACGTTCTGGAGAACTGA
- a CDS encoding tripartite tricarboxylate transporter substrate binding protein: protein MNLSLRKFALTASALLFAGQLLAEPKRPECIAPASPGGGFDLTCKLAQSALVNQKLLTKPMRVTYMPGGVGAVAYNAVVAQRPADAGTLVAWSSGSLLNLAQGKFGRFDESAVRWLAAVGTSYGAIAVKSDSPYKTLDDLVQALKKDPSKVVIGSGGTVGSQDWMQTALIAKAAGINPRDLRYVALEGGGEIATALLGGHIQVGSTDISDSMPHIQSGDMRLLAVFSEKRLDEPEMKDIPTAKEQGYDIVWPVVRGFYLGPKVSDEDYAWWKDAFDKLLASEEFAKLRDQRELFPFAMTGPELDTYVKKQVADYKVLAKEFGLIQ from the coding sequence ATGAATTTGTCACTGCGTAAGTTTGCTCTCACCGCCAGCGCCCTGCTGTTCGCCGGCCAATTGCTCGCTGAACCCAAACGTCCGGAATGCATCGCCCCGGCCTCGCCCGGTGGCGGTTTCGACCTGACCTGCAAGCTGGCGCAAAGCGCGCTGGTGAATCAGAAACTGCTGACCAAACCGATGCGCGTGACCTACATGCCCGGCGGTGTCGGCGCGGTGGCGTACAACGCGGTGGTCGCTCAGCGTCCAGCCGACGCTGGCACGTTGGTGGCGTGGTCCAGCGGTTCGCTGTTGAACCTGGCCCAAGGCAAATTCGGTCGTTTCGATGAAAGCGCCGTGCGCTGGCTGGCGGCGGTTGGAACAAGCTACGGCGCCATCGCGGTGAAAAGCGATTCGCCTTACAAGACTCTGGACGATCTGGTTCAGGCGTTGAAGAAAGATCCGAGCAAAGTGGTGATCGGCTCCGGCGGCACCGTCGGCAGCCAGGACTGGATGCAGACCGCCCTGATCGCCAAGGCTGCCGGGATCAACCCGCGCGACCTGCGTTACGTCGCCCTCGAAGGCGGTGGTGAAATCGCCACCGCCCTGCTCGGCGGCCACATCCAGGTCGGCAGCACCGACATCTCCGACTCCATGCCGCACATCCAGAGCGGTGACATGCGCCTGCTGGCTGTGTTCTCCGAGAAGCGTCTGGACGAGCCGGAAATGAAAGACATTCCGACCGCCAAAGAACAAGGCTACGACATCGTCTGGCCAGTGGTTCGGGGCTTCTACCTCGGGCCAAAGGTCAGCGACGAAGACTACGCCTGGTGGAAAGACGCTTTCGACAAGCTGCTGGCTTCCGAGGAATTCGCCAAGCTTCGCGATCAACGTGAGCTCTTCCCGTTCGCCATGACCGGCCCGGAGTTGGACACCTACGTGAAGAAGCAGGTTGCGGACTACAAAGTGCTGGCCAAAGAGTTCGGCCTGATTCAGTGA
- a CDS encoding OprD family porin has protein sequence MLSMQPQARPPVRFPRLSHTALASAAALAGFSPLSQAAFFEDSTATLETRNMYFNRDFRDGTSAQQSKRDEWAQGFMLNLQSGYTDGTVGFGVDALGMLGVKLDSSPDRTGTGLLPTHDDGRAADEYSKLGLTGKVKISATELKIGSLIPELPILKSNDGRILPQTFEGGLLTSKEIKNLTFTGGRLEKAKDRDSTDFEDIALNNKNSRFAGTAAGKHFDFGGLDYKFTDKITGSYHFAQLDEVYNQHFLGVVASQPFGPGTFGTDLRLAISDDQGAARGGKIDNKSLNGLVSYALSGHKFSAGYQHMSGDSAFPYVDGSDPYLVNFVQINDFAGAEEHSWQARYDYDFAKLGVPGLSFMSRYVSGDNIKLKSGDEGKEWERNTEIKYVVQSGALKDVAVRLRNATYRSNYSARDADEVRLLVSYSVALW, from the coding sequence ATGCTGTCCATGCAGCCACAGGCTCGTCCGCCTGTTCGTTTTCCCCGCCTCAGCCACACCGCCCTTGCCAGTGCCGCCGCCCTCGCCGGCTTTTCGCCGTTGAGTCAGGCTGCCTTCTTCGAAGACAGTACGGCAACACTCGAAACCCGCAACATGTATTTCAACCGCGACTTTCGCGACGGCACCAGCGCCCAGCAATCCAAGCGTGACGAATGGGCCCAGGGCTTCATGCTCAATCTGCAATCGGGCTACACCGACGGTACCGTGGGGTTCGGTGTCGATGCGCTGGGCATGTTGGGGGTCAAACTCGATTCGAGTCCCGACCGCACTGGCACCGGCCTGTTACCGACCCACGACGACGGTCGCGCCGCCGATGAGTACTCCAAGCTGGGCCTGACCGGCAAAGTAAAAATCTCCGCCACCGAACTGAAAATCGGCAGCCTGATTCCGGAACTGCCGATCCTCAAGTCCAACGACGGGCGCATCCTGCCGCAGACCTTCGAAGGCGGCCTGCTGACCTCCAAAGAGATCAAGAACCTGACCTTCACCGGCGGGCGTCTGGAGAAAGCCAAGGACCGCGACAGCACCGACTTCGAGGACATTGCCCTCAACAACAAAAACAGCCGTTTTGCTGGCACGGCCGCCGGCAAGCATTTTGACTTTGGCGGCCTGGACTACAAGTTCACCGACAAAATCACCGGCAGCTACCACTTCGCGCAACTTGATGAAGTCTACAACCAGCACTTCCTCGGTGTTGTCGCTTCGCAACCGTTCGGCCCCGGCACTTTCGGCACCGATCTGCGCCTGGCCATCAGTGATGACCAGGGCGCGGCCCGTGGCGGCAAAATCGACAACAAATCCCTCAACGGCTTGGTGAGCTACGCCTTGAGCGGGCATAAATTCAGCGCCGGCTACCAGCACATGTCCGGCGACAGCGCGTTCCCTTATGTCGATGGCAGTGACCCGTATCTGGTCAACTTCGTGCAGATCAACGACTTTGCCGGTGCCGAAGAACATTCCTGGCAGGCACGCTACGACTACGACTTCGCCAAGCTTGGAGTTCCCGGCCTGAGTTTCATGAGCCGTTACGTGAGCGGTGACAACATCAAGCTCAAGAGCGGCGATGAAGGCAAGGAGTGGGAACGCAACACCGAAATCAAATACGTCGTACAAAGCGGCGCGCTCAAGGATGTTGCCGTGCGCCTGCGTAATGCCACTTACCGTTCCAATTACTCCGCTCGCGATGCCGATGAAGTGCGTCTGCTGGTGAGCTATAGCGTTGCCCTTTGGTAA
- a CDS encoding response regulator — MRVLLVEDHLQLAESVAQALKSTGLTVDVLHDGVAADLALSSEEYAMAILDVGLPRMDGFEVLARLRARGKNLPVLMLTARSDVKDRVHGLNLGADDYLAKPFELTELEARVKALLRRSVLGGERQQRCGVLAYDLDTRRFTLGEELLTLTSREQAVLEALIARPGRVMSKEQLASQVFGLDEEASPDAIEIYVHRLRKKLDGQPVVIVTFRGLGYLLESRDA, encoded by the coding sequence ATGCGTGTTCTGCTCGTCGAAGACCATCTGCAGCTCGCTGAAAGTGTCGCCCAGGCGCTCAAGAGCACCGGGCTGACCGTGGATGTGCTGCACGACGGTGTGGCGGCGGACCTGGCGTTGAGTAGCGAGGAATACGCCATGGCGATCCTCGACGTCGGGCTGCCACGCATGGATGGCTTCGAAGTGCTGGCGCGCCTGCGGGCGCGGGGCAAGAACCTGCCGGTGTTGATGTTGACCGCCCGCAGCGACGTCAAGGATCGGGTCCACGGCCTGAACCTTGGCGCTGACGATTACCTGGCCAAACCTTTCGAACTGACCGAACTCGAAGCCCGGGTCAAAGCCCTGCTGCGCCGCAGTGTGCTCGGCGGTGAACGCCAGCAGCGCTGCGGTGTGCTGGCCTATGACCTGGACACTCGGCGCTTCACCCTCGGTGAAGAATTGCTGACCCTGACCTCTCGCGAGCAGGCAGTGCTCGAAGCCCTGATCGCCCGTCCCGGTCGGGTGATGAGCAAGGAACAACTGGCCTCGCAAGTCTTCGGTCTGGACGAAGAGGCCAGCCCCGACGCCATCGAGATCTATGTCCATCGCCTGCGCAAAAAGCTAGACGGCCAACCGGTCGTCATCGTGACCTTCCGCGGTCTCGGCTACTTGCTGGAAAGCCGCGATGCATAA
- a CDS encoding sensor histidine kinase — MHKPSSLRWRLLWNLALLLVVLMLASGLSAYWNGREAADTAYDRTLLASARTIAAGVSQRDGSLSADVPYVALDTFAYDSAGRIFYLVNDINQKLISGYENLPPPPPGTPRTDDYPALARFYNAKYQGENVRVVSLLKPVSDPNMNGMAEIRVAETDEARVSMARSLAADTLLRLGMLAVGALLLVWFAVSAALRPLERLRTAVEERQSDDLRPLPLVEVQHELWPLVRALNHFTERLRGQFERQAQFIADAAHELRTPLAALKARLELGLRSTEPETWRSTLETVAQGTDRLTHLANQLLSLARVENGARAIAEGGAQLLDLSQLARELGMAMAPLAHARGVALALEADEPVWLRGEPTLLNELLSNLVDNALAHTPSGGNVILRVTAPAVLEVEDDGPGIPLEERDRVFERFYRRNQQVAGSGLGLAIVGEICRAHLAQISLHDGEQAGLKVRVSFIAG; from the coding sequence ATGCATAAGCCCAGCAGCCTGCGCTGGCGGTTGCTGTGGAATCTGGCGTTGTTGCTGGTGGTGTTGATGCTGGCCAGTGGTTTGAGCGCTTACTGGAACGGTCGCGAAGCGGCCGACACCGCCTATGACCGGACCTTGCTGGCCTCGGCGCGGACCATCGCTGCCGGTGTCTCCCAGCGCGACGGCTCGCTGAGCGCTGACGTACCGTACGTGGCCCTCGACACCTTCGCCTACGACAGCGCAGGACGGATTTTTTACCTGGTCAACGACATCAATCAGAAACTGATCTCGGGCTACGAAAACCTGCCACCGCCGCCGCCGGGAACGCCGCGCACCGATGACTATCCGGCACTGGCGCGTTTCTATAACGCCAAGTACCAAGGGGAGAACGTGCGCGTGGTGAGCCTGCTCAAACCCGTGAGCGACCCGAACATGAACGGCATGGCGGAAATCCGCGTGGCGGAAACCGATGAAGCGCGGGTCAGCATGGCCCGCAGCCTGGCAGCGGACACGTTACTGCGTCTGGGCATGCTGGCGGTGGGTGCGTTGTTGCTGGTGTGGTTTGCGGTCAGCGCCGCGTTGCGTCCGCTGGAACGCTTGCGCACTGCGGTGGAAGAGCGTCAATCGGACGATCTGCGGCCATTGCCGTTGGTGGAAGTGCAGCACGAATTGTGGCCGCTGGTGCGCGCGCTCAATCACTTTACCGAGCGCCTGCGCGGGCAGTTCGAGCGTCAGGCGCAGTTCATCGCCGATGCCGCCCATGAGCTGCGTACTCCCCTGGCGGCGCTCAAGGCACGACTGGAACTGGGTTTGCGCTCGACTGAACCCGAAACCTGGCGCAGTACGTTGGAAACCGTCGCCCAAGGCACGGATCGTTTGACCCACCTTGCCAATCAATTGCTCTCGCTGGCACGGGTCGAAAATGGTGCCCGGGCCATCGCCGAGGGCGGCGCGCAGTTGCTTGACCTCAGTCAGCTGGCTCGCGAACTCGGCATGGCCATGGCACCGCTCGCCCACGCACGCGGTGTGGCGCTGGCGCTGGAAGCGGACGAACCGGTGTGGTTGCGCGGCGAGCCAACGCTGTTGAACGAACTGTTGAGCAATCTGGTGGATAACGCGCTGGCCCATACACCGTCGGGTGGCAACGTGATTCTTCGGGTCACGGCACCGGCCGTGTTGGAGGTCGAGGACGACGGCCCCGGCATTCCTCTTGAAGAGCGCGATCGGGTGTTCGAGCGCTTTTACCGGCGTAACCAGCAGGTGGCCGGTTCGGGGTTGGGGCTGGCGATTGTCGGTGAGATCTGCCGCGCACACCTGGCTCAAATCAGCCTGCACGATGGCGAACAGGCGGGGTTGAAGGTGCGGGTGAGTTTTATTGCGGGGTAG
- a CDS encoding HDOD domain-containing protein — MSELAEKVQQDLVEAIDNDDLVLPTLPEVALQIRKAAEDPEISVSTLSKVIGRDTALSARLIKVVNSPLLRATQEVTDLHTAITRLGVNYSSNLAIGLVMEQIFNARSEVVEQKMREVWRKSLEIAGISYALCRRYTQLKPDQAALGGLVHQIGVLPILTYAEDHYELLSDPVSLNHVIDHIHPLLGDKLLRVWEFPEMLVQVPGLYLDFNRQSERVDYVDLVQVASLYCHKDTDHPLARIDAFSVPAFKKLGIDPENEAMCRDLEESRSMFY; from the coding sequence ATGAGCGAGCTGGCGGAAAAGGTCCAACAGGATTTGGTTGAGGCCATCGATAACGACGACCTGGTTCTGCCAACGTTACCGGAAGTGGCCCTGCAGATTCGCAAGGCCGCTGAAGACCCGGAAATCAGCGTCAGCACCCTGAGCAAAGTGATCGGCCGCGATACCGCGTTGTCGGCGCGTCTGATCAAAGTGGTCAATAGTCCGCTGTTGCGTGCGACCCAGGAAGTCACTGACCTGCACACGGCAATCACTCGACTGGGCGTCAATTACAGCAGCAACCTGGCCATCGGTCTGGTCATGGAGCAGATTTTTAATGCCCGCTCCGAGGTGGTGGAACAGAAAATGCGCGAAGTCTGGCGCAAAAGCCTGGAAATCGCCGGGATCAGCTATGCATTGTGCCGCAGGTACACGCAACTCAAGCCCGATCAGGCAGCCCTTGGCGGACTGGTGCATCAGATCGGTGTGTTGCCGATCCTGACCTACGCCGAAGATCACTATGAACTGCTGTCTGACCCGGTCAGCCTCAATCATGTGATCGATCACATTCATCCACTGCTCGGCGACAAACTGCTTAGGGTCTGGGAGTTTCCGGAAATGCTGGTACAGGTGCCGGGGCTTTATCTGGACTTCAATCGACAGTCCGAGCGGGTCGACTATGTCGATCTGGTGCAAGTGGCCAGCCTGTATTGCCACAAGGACACCGACCATCCCCTCGCCCGCATCGACGCATTCAGCGTGCCGGCGTTCAAAAAGCTGGGGATTGATCCGGAGAACGAGGCGATGTGTCGGGATCTGGAAGAATCGCGGTCGATGTTTTATTAG
- a CDS encoding folate-binding protein YgfZ: protein MADSAFFCTLSHEGVLAVRGADASKFLQGQLTCNLNYLSDTQASLGARCTQKGRMQSSFRILLEGDGVLMAMATELLEPQLADLKKYAVFSKSKLTDESAAWVRFGIDHGDAALVSLGLDLPADTDSVARNDGLIAIRVSPDRAELWVAADQADLIKGKLSAVLAEGDLNQWLLGQIRAGIGQVMSSTRELFIPQMLNLQAVGGVSFKKGCYTGQEIVARMQYLGKLKRRLYRLTLDANELPEPGTQLFSPTHGSSIGEVVLAANAEQNIELLAVLQAEAAEGGDIHLGALEGPALHLLDLPYPLDRDREIQR from the coding sequence ATGGCCGATTCTGCTTTTTTCTGCACCCTGTCTCACGAAGGCGTTCTCGCAGTACGCGGCGCGGATGCCAGTAAATTCCTGCAAGGCCAATTGACCTGCAACCTCAATTACCTGAGTGACACCCAGGCCAGCCTCGGCGCCCGCTGCACGCAGAAGGGCCGGATGCAGTCGAGTTTCCGCATCCTGCTGGAAGGCGACGGCGTTCTGATGGCCATGGCCACCGAACTGCTGGAACCGCAACTGGCTGACCTGAAAAAGTACGCAGTGTTTTCCAAGTCAAAACTGACCGACGAAAGCGCTGCCTGGGTCCGCTTCGGCATCGACCATGGCGATGCGGCACTGGTCAGCCTCGGCCTTGATCTTCCGGCCGACACCGACAGCGTCGCGCGCAATGACGGCTTGATCGCCATTCGCGTCTCGCCGGACCGCGCCGAACTCTGGGTCGCCGCCGACCAGGCCGACCTTATCAAGGGCAAGCTGTCCGCCGTATTGGCCGAAGGCGATCTGAATCAATGGCTGTTGGGCCAGATCCGCGCAGGGATCGGTCAGGTCATGTCGAGCACTCGCGAGTTGTTCATCCCGCAGATGCTCAATCTGCAAGCCGTGGGTGGCGTGAGCTTCAAGAAAGGTTGCTACACCGGCCAGGAAATCGTCGCGCGCATGCAGTACCTGGGCAAACTCAAGCGCCGCTTGTATCGCCTGACACTGGATGCCAACGAGTTGCCTGAACCTGGTACACAATTATTTTCCCCTACCCACGGCAGCTCTATCGGCGAAGTGGTGCTGGCCGCCAACGCCGAGCAAAACATTGAACTCCTGGCCGTGCTGCAAGCCGAAGCAGCAGAAGGGGGTGATATCCATCTGGGCGCGCTCGAAGGGCCAGCCCTGCACCTGCTCGACCTGCCGTACCCACTGGATCGCGATCGCGAAATCCAGCGCTAA
- a CDS encoding succinate dehydrogenase assembly factor 2, with product MVEDVELNRLYWHSRRGMLELDVLLVPFVKEVYPHLNDVDRDCYRRLLECEDQDMFGWFMERAESEDPELQRMVRMILDRVQPK from the coding sequence ATGGTCGAAGATGTTGAACTGAATCGCCTCTACTGGCACAGCCGCCGCGGCATGCTTGAGCTTGACGTGTTGCTGGTGCCGTTCGTGAAAGAGGTCTATCCGCACCTCAATGATGTCGACCGCGATTGCTACCGCAGGCTGCTCGAATGCGAAGATCAGGACATGTTCGGCTGGTTCATGGAACGCGCCGAATCGGAAGATCCGGAGCTTCAACGCATGGTTCGCATGATTCTGGATCGTGTCCAGCCCAAGTAA
- a CDS encoding protein YgfX: MSSPSNAFECRWHASRQLLAAYLLAQLFALGSLFLLSIPVWASLLGAFCCLAHGVWALPRQILLTHPQAFRGLRRNADGWQLWNQEEGWQSVQLRPDSLALPLLVVLRFRLRGERRVRAICVPRDSQAADLHRRLRVRLTFSRRRWAAPE; the protein is encoded by the coding sequence GTGTCCAGCCCAAGTAATGCGTTCGAATGCCGCTGGCATGCCTCACGGCAATTGCTGGCGGCGTATCTCTTGGCCCAGCTGTTCGCGCTGGGTTCGCTGTTCCTTCTCTCAATACCGGTCTGGGCCAGTCTGCTCGGCGCTTTTTGCTGTCTGGCTCATGGCGTTTGGGCGTTGCCGCGTCAGATTCTGCTGACACACCCTCAGGCATTTCGCGGCTTGCGTCGCAATGCCGATGGCTGGCAGTTGTGGAATCAGGAGGAAGGTTGGCAATCGGTGCAGCTACGACCGGACAGCCTGGCGCTACCTTTGCTCGTTGTGCTGCGTTTTCGTCTGCGGGGTGAGCGGCGGGTCAGGGCGATTTGTGTGCCCCGTGACTCGCAGGCGGCGGATCTGCACCGGCGCCTGCGGGTTCGGCTCACGTTCAGTCGACGTAGGTGGGCGGCACCAGAATAG